One segment of Arcanobacterium phocae DNA contains the following:
- a CDS encoding MetQ/NlpA family ABC transporter substrate-binding protein, which translates to MKLLKIVSLTCATLLALTSCATGSDNQSSSSDDNGKTVVKVGASPVPHADILKFVNENLASAEGIEIDIKEYTDYIQPNVALDEDELDANFFQHLPYFDTEVSEKGYAFEHGKGIQIEPYAVFSEKITDLKELADKATILVNNDPSNQARALKLLEKLGLFELKNRDNPTIHDLAKNPHNYTLIEADPAIIPVQLPDVDIAVINGNFALDHGLNPATDAIAIESGEDNPYANILAWKKDSAKAEAIAKLEKLLHDPKVADFIRESYPNGEIVPAF; encoded by the coding sequence ATGAAACTTCTTAAAATCGTCAGTCTTACCTGTGCAACGCTTCTTGCCTTAACGTCATGTGCTACCGGATCGGACAATCAATCGAGTTCTTCGGACGATAACGGCAAAACTGTTGTCAAAGTTGGAGCTTCACCAGTACCACATGCTGACATCCTAAAATTCGTCAACGAGAATCTAGCATCAGCTGAAGGGATCGAAATCGACATCAAGGAGTACACCGACTACATCCAGCCAAATGTTGCTCTGGATGAGGACGAACTCGATGCCAACTTCTTCCAGCATCTACCGTACTTTGACACCGAAGTCAGCGAAAAGGGTTACGCATTTGAGCACGGCAAAGGCATCCAGATCGAACCTTATGCTGTTTTTTCGGAAAAGATTACTGATCTCAAAGAGCTAGCAGACAAAGCAACAATCTTGGTTAACAATGATCCGTCTAACCAAGCACGAGCACTGAAACTCCTCGAGAAACTTGGGCTTTTCGAGCTCAAGAACAGAGACAACCCTACGATTCACGACCTTGCCAAGAATCCGCACAACTACACACTCATCGAAGCAGATCCGGCCATTATTCCAGTGCAGCTACCTGATGTTGACATTGCTGTAATTAACGGTAACTTCGCACTAGATCATGGGTTAAACCCGGCAACCGATGCCATCGCAATCGAATCGGGCGAAGATAACCCGTATGCAAATATCCTTGCGTGGAAGAAGGACTCCGCGAAAGCAGAAGCAATCGCTAAACTTGAAAAGCTCCTTCACGATCCAAAGGTTGCAGATTTCATCCGCGAGTCATATCCAAACGGAGAGATCGTCCCAGCGTTCTAA
- a CDS encoding AI-2E family transporter, protein MQARQVDDKPAYSVPQPLVTAAAWSWRLIVVAVVLAALGWLGLHFYTIIISTMVALLLAVILEPVSSGLTKRLKFPSALAATTTLLLLVAFVGLLIWGSSIGIISGFSEVSDQIYAGINTLIEQVSTALPDIGDQINDAWNSLQSTITNNSSQILGGVVAVGSTVSSLLTGFILVLFTLFFFLKDGRRLWHWMVRLLPLHYQNPANEAGIRAWVMIGNYTRTQATVALVDAIGISVIAIILDTPLGLAFPIGVIVFLAAFIPVVGAFLSGFVAVLIVLVNTQSLFMAMLMMIGILAVQQIEGNLLQPILQGNALNIHPLAIVLIVAGGSSVAGIVGALFSVPLVAAINAIVLYLRGHDLYPYLATMEDRPGGAPQDFLELREKHWKEFDVAIAQHQSPHERRAQKREYLYARVRQLLPGVKN, encoded by the coding sequence ATGCAAGCACGCCAGGTGGACGATAAACCGGCATATTCTGTACCTCAACCATTAGTTACTGCCGCCGCTTGGTCGTGGCGGCTCATCGTGGTAGCTGTCGTTCTAGCCGCACTTGGATGGCTGGGGCTACATTTTTACACGATTATTATTTCGACAATGGTTGCGTTGCTGCTGGCTGTTATTTTAGAGCCGGTGTCCTCCGGGCTCACCAAGCGTCTAAAGTTTCCGTCAGCTCTGGCCGCGACGACGACGTTACTTCTACTCGTAGCCTTCGTCGGATTGCTCATCTGGGGCTCGAGCATTGGAATCATATCCGGCTTCTCCGAAGTCTCCGATCAGATATATGCCGGAATTAATACCCTCATAGAACAAGTGTCAACTGCTTTACCCGATATTGGTGACCAGATTAATGACGCATGGAACTCGTTACAAAGCACAATTACAAATAATTCCAGCCAGATCCTCGGAGGGGTCGTAGCTGTTGGTTCAACGGTTTCCTCTCTCCTAACTGGATTTATCCTCGTTCTATTCACTTTGTTCTTCTTCTTGAAAGACGGCCGACGGCTATGGCATTGGATGGTTCGTCTCCTCCCGTTGCATTACCAAAATCCGGCAAATGAAGCTGGCATCAGAGCATGGGTGATGATCGGCAATTACACGCGCACCCAAGCCACGGTAGCTCTCGTCGACGCTATCGGTATTTCTGTTATTGCCATAATCCTCGATACCCCACTGGGCTTAGCATTCCCGATTGGTGTAATCGTCTTTCTAGCGGCCTTTATCCCGGTGGTTGGCGCGTTCTTATCGGGATTTGTCGCGGTACTTATTGTTCTTGTCAATACCCAGTCGCTCTTTATGGCAATGTTGATGATGATTGGCATTTTGGCTGTCCAGCAGATTGAAGGTAATCTACTGCAACCAATTTTGCAGGGTAATGCCTTGAACATACATCCACTTGCAATTGTTCTCATTGTGGCTGGTGGGTCGTCGGTAGCCGGAATCGTTGGTGCCCTTTTCAGTGTGCCGCTTGTGGCAGCAATAAACGCCATCGTTTTATATCTGCGTGGACACGATCTTTATCCTTACCTCGCAACTATGGAGGACCGTCCTGGCGGTGCACCACAAGACTTCCTAGAATTACGCGAGAAGCATTGGAAAGAGTTCGACGTGGCCATCGCCCAGCATCAATCGCCACACGAGCGCCGGGCGCAAAAACGTGAATATTTGTATGCACGAGTGCGCCAACTTCTACCTGGTGTTAAAAACTAA
- a CDS encoding HIT family protein, with amino-acid sequence MSSVFTKIIAGEIPGKFVWADEDVVVMATIEPARPGHVMVVPREEVAKFNDVEPRVFAHAMNVAQIIATAQERAFDVERSVVTILGFEVPHTHIHVIPADAESAANLHEVGPAPASEITEAMMTLRNSLVDLGYGDHVPEYMDSL; translated from the coding sequence ATGAGTAGTGTTTTTACAAAAATTATCGCTGGTGAGATTCCGGGAAAATTTGTTTGGGCTGATGAGGATGTCGTTGTTATGGCGACTATCGAGCCTGCACGCCCAGGCCACGTTATGGTGGTTCCGCGCGAAGAAGTAGCAAAATTTAACGACGTCGAACCCCGTGTGTTCGCGCACGCAATGAATGTTGCACAAATTATCGCTACAGCTCAAGAGCGCGCTTTTGACGTGGAACGCTCTGTGGTAACTATTTTAGGATTTGAAGTCCCTCATACTCACATCCATGTCATCCCAGCAGACGCGGAAAGTGCAGCTAACCTACACGAGGTAGGCCCAGCACCTGCATCTGAAATTACTGAGGCAATGATGACGCTTCGCAACAGCCTCGTCGATCTAGGCTACGGCGATCACGTACCCGAATATATGGATTCGCTGTAA
- a CDS encoding methionine ABC transporter permease → MMLNLATLITVITTASRHEEGTWFNRPVVQEQLLPAIVETLYMVGVGTIVTVLLGLPLGVILAETRKDGLIPHRYTHKLLGASVNIGRAIPFIILAVIVLYAIRLIDVPWLSTVGWPAFTVALIVSAVPYFARLVESNVLAVSQGKVEAAQMAGASPVGIMSGVLVREALPAIIQSITILTITVIGYSAMSSIVGGGGLGALAINHGYTRHHFDVVIIAVVVILIMVQIVQWVGDMLSRLVDHR, encoded by the coding sequence ATGATGTTGAACTTAGCTACCCTTATCACTGTCATAACTACCGCTTCACGGCACGAAGAAGGCACATGGTTCAACCGACCAGTGGTGCAAGAGCAGCTATTACCTGCTATTGTCGAAACACTCTACATGGTCGGCGTCGGCACAATCGTAACCGTGCTACTTGGCCTGCCATTGGGCGTAATACTGGCTGAAACCCGTAAAGATGGGCTGATACCACATCGCTATACTCATAAGCTATTAGGTGCTAGCGTGAATATCGGCCGAGCAATACCGTTCATTATTTTGGCTGTTATCGTACTATACGCAATTCGTTTGATCGATGTTCCTTGGCTCTCAACAGTGGGATGGCCCGCGTTCACAGTCGCTCTCATCGTATCTGCTGTTCCGTATTTCGCTCGTTTAGTCGAATCCAACGTTCTTGCAGTTTCACAAGGAAAAGTTGAAGCAGCACAAATGGCTGGCGCGTCACCAGTTGGCATTATGTCTGGCGTCTTAGTACGCGAAGCTCTGCCTGCAATTATTCAGTCAATTACGATTTTGACTATTACCGTTATCGGATATTCGGCGATGTCCTCCATCGTCGGTGGCGGCGGTCTTGGCGCACTCGCTATCAACCACGGATATACCCGGCATCATTTCGACGTCGTCATCATCGCCGTCGTCGTCATCCTTATTATGGTTCAAATCGTGCAGTGGGTGGGTGATATGTTGAGCCGGTTGGTTGATCACCGCTAA
- a CDS encoding methionine ABC transporter ATP-binding protein — protein MIELQNVSKIYPRKGSSVVHALQDLSLTIADNTIHGIVGESGAGKSTLIRCLTALERPTAGSILVDGQDLTQLRSHELRAARRRIGMVFQGANLFESRTTYENIAYPLRIAKMPTKDIDARVTELLRLVNLQDRASSYPSQLSGGQRQRVGIARALADKPAVLLADEPTSALDAETTDSILELLKNVRDQTGVTVVVITHEMSVVRKICDSVTLLDAGKIQESGHIREILQDPMSVLAKKLIPLPELDHDISELNDVIDLYFTSQPGKPTGSQVLSKVAELGADIAAGTFESVGDVQVGRLALTVPIGTGDVCATKFNKTTVFAQVREA, from the coding sequence ATGATCGAACTTCAAAACGTGTCAAAAATATACCCACGTAAAGGTAGCTCAGTTGTTCATGCATTACAAGATCTGTCATTAACCATTGCTGACAACACCATTCATGGAATCGTCGGCGAATCAGGCGCTGGAAAATCCACCCTTATCCGGTGCCTGACCGCTCTCGAACGTCCAACGGCTGGATCTATTTTGGTTGATGGACAAGACCTCACTCAGCTACGTTCGCACGAATTGCGCGCTGCACGCCGGCGCATCGGAATGGTGTTCCAAGGCGCTAACTTATTTGAATCGCGCACCACCTACGAGAACATCGCTTATCCCCTGCGTATTGCAAAGATGCCAACTAAAGACATTGATGCCCGGGTCACCGAGCTACTACGCCTAGTTAACTTGCAAGATCGTGCGTCGTCCTATCCTTCTCAGCTATCTGGTGGTCAACGTCAGCGCGTTGGAATCGCTCGTGCGCTAGCTGATAAACCAGCTGTTCTCCTAGCTGATGAACCGACGTCAGCACTTGATGCAGAAACTACTGATTCGATTTTAGAGTTGTTGAAAAATGTTCGGGACCAAACGGGAGTAACCGTCGTCGTTATTACCCACGAAATGTCTGTCGTACGGAAAATTTGTGACTCCGTTACCCTTCTTGATGCTGGCAAAATCCAAGAAAGTGGCCACATTCGAGAAATTCTGCAAGATCCAATGTCAGTTCTGGCCAAGAAGCTCATTCCACTACCGGAGCTCGATCATGACATTAGCGAACTCAATGACGTTATTGACCTCTATTTCACTTCTCAGCCAGGTAAACCAACTGGATCGCAAGTATTAAGCAAAGTAGCCGAACTAGGGGCAGATATTGCCGCAGGGACATTCGAATCAGTCGGAGATGTTCAGGTTGGTCGCTTAGCGTTAACAGTTCCTATCGGCACCGGCGACGTATGCGCTACCAAATTCAACAAAACAACAGTATTCGCACAGGTGCGTGAGGCATGA
- a CDS encoding HAD-IIB family hydrolase, producing MTHYALLAFDLDDTLAPSKSPLPKPMACALKRLLDVSEVCVISGGQFEQFSSQLLANLDANNEQLAKLHLMPTCGTRYLRFSEGQWSSVYARDLTDDERARALASLERRAKELGLWEEKTWGPILEDRGSQITFSALGQQAPVDAKKAWDPDRTKKELLRAAVAKDLPDLEVRSGGSTSVDITRSGVDKAYGIAELSKQTGISINDMLFIGDRLDEGGNDFPVLRLGIDTHPVGGWEDTVEFVNDYVDAHARG from the coding sequence ATGACACACTACGCGCTGTTGGCTTTTGATCTTGACGATACATTAGCGCCTTCGAAGTCGCCGTTGCCCAAACCGATGGCCTGTGCGCTGAAACGCCTATTGGATGTCAGTGAGGTGTGTGTGATTTCAGGTGGCCAATTTGAACAGTTCTCATCGCAACTTTTAGCGAATCTTGATGCTAATAATGAGCAATTAGCAAAACTGCATCTGATGCCAACCTGCGGAACTCGCTATTTACGTTTTTCTGAAGGACAGTGGTCTTCTGTGTATGCACGTGATCTGACCGACGACGAACGAGCACGAGCACTGGCATCGCTTGAACGGCGTGCGAAAGAGCTCGGGCTGTGGGAGGAAAAGACGTGGGGACCAATTCTCGAAGACCGCGGTTCTCAGATCACCTTCTCAGCGTTAGGGCAACAAGCTCCGGTTGATGCCAAAAAGGCATGGGATCCGGATCGCACTAAGAAAGAATTATTGCGGGCCGCAGTGGCTAAAGACCTTCCAGATCTAGAGGTTCGCTCCGGCGGGTCTACATCCGTTGATATTACTCGGTCGGGGGTAGACAAAGCATACGGCATTGCCGAGTTATCGAAGCAAACAGGAATCTCAATTAACGATATGCTGTTTATCGGAGATCGCCTTGATGAAGGCGGCAACGATTTCCCAGTTCTTCGATTGGGGATTGATACCCATCCAGTTGGTGGCTGGGAAGATACAGTTGAGTTTGTTAATGACTACGTTGACGCGCATGCAAGGGGATAG
- a CDS encoding purine-nucleoside phosphorylase yields MATPHIGAEKGDFAPAVLMPGDPKRATRMAQMLMPDAKLVTDVRGIVGFTGEVNGKPLSIMASGMGQPSLSIYVNELFMHYDVQRIIRVGTAGGLSPKVKVGDVVIANGAHYEGVMNTFLTPNTHFSAVASYELVRAAADAAGDDEHVVVGPIVSRDRFYGVDPADNEALGKIGCLGAEMEAGALYGLAAQYDRQALAVLTISDHITVPGTDMTAEERENNFQKALSLAIAAAHC; encoded by the coding sequence ATGGCAACCCCACATATTGGTGCAGAAAAAGGTGACTTTGCACCAGCAGTTCTCATGCCAGGAGATCCAAAACGTGCAACCCGTATGGCACAGATGCTTATGCCCGACGCAAAACTCGTGACAGATGTACGCGGAATCGTTGGCTTTACTGGCGAAGTAAACGGTAAACCACTCTCAATCATGGCATCTGGAATGGGACAGCCATCATTGTCTATCTATGTCAATGAGCTATTCATGCATTACGATGTCCAGCGCATTATCCGAGTTGGCACCGCCGGCGGCTTGTCCCCCAAGGTCAAGGTAGGCGACGTTGTTATTGCAAACGGCGCTCACTATGAAGGCGTTATGAATACATTCCTGACACCTAACACCCATTTCTCGGCCGTCGCATCATATGAGCTTGTACGAGCTGCTGCTGACGCCGCCGGAGATGATGAGCACGTCGTCGTCGGCCCAATCGTGTCACGCGACCGTTTCTACGGCGTAGACCCAGCCGATAACGAAGCTCTAGGAAAGATCGGCTGTTTAGGCGCCGAGATGGAAGCCGGTGCGCTTTACGGTCTCGCCGCTCAATATGACCGTCAGGCACTCGCTGTTTTGACCATCTCTGATCACATCACAGTTCCTGGAACGGACATGACTGCAGAAGAACGCGAGAACAACTTCCAGAAGGCACTTTCGTTAGCGATCGCTGCCGCTCACTGCTGA
- a CDS encoding vitamin K epoxide reductase family protein — protein sequence MKNQISEISEHDIDERIAKFVCYPSERQVAGGAERGFAWLMTVCGAIGMWASMSLIIAEKQKLMHPEGVLPCDINPLVGCGKWVGMWQNEVFFGVTNSVFGLAFFAGITALGFVLVADGRFARWLWQALSAALALGIVWVVWFMYQSLVVENSMCPYCVVTWFTTIMLFVHVTARSAQAGHFGDKFADAGRAYARNRWIGVGLSYGLVIVLVVVFFWDQLPLFFV from the coding sequence GTGAAGAACCAAATATCTGAGATCAGTGAACACGATATTGATGAACGAATAGCTAAGTTTGTATGCTATCCGTCGGAACGGCAGGTCGCCGGCGGCGCAGAACGCGGTTTCGCTTGGTTGATGACGGTCTGTGGCGCTATCGGCATGTGGGCGTCGATGTCCCTGATCATTGCTGAGAAACAAAAGCTCATGCATCCCGAAGGAGTGCTGCCGTGCGATATTAATCCGCTTGTCGGTTGCGGAAAATGGGTAGGCATGTGGCAGAACGAAGTGTTTTTTGGTGTCACTAACTCGGTATTTGGCCTCGCATTTTTTGCAGGTATTACTGCTCTAGGCTTTGTGTTAGTGGCCGACGGGCGATTTGCTCGATGGCTGTGGCAAGCACTTTCAGCAGCATTGGCTCTTGGTATTGTCTGGGTAGTGTGGTTCATGTACCAGAGTTTGGTAGTAGAGAACTCGATGTGCCCATACTGCGTGGTAACTTGGTTTACCACTATTATGCTTTTCGTCCACGTCACTGCGCGTAGTGCACAAGCCGGCCATTTCGGGGACAAGTTTGCCGACGCCGGGCGAGCATACGCTCGCAATAGATGGATCGGCGTCGGCCTGAGCTACGGACTCGTCATTGTTCTAGTGGTTGTTTTCTTCTGGGATCAATTGCCACTATTCTTTGTCTGA
- a CDS encoding proline dehydrogenase family protein, protein MKPEINGEISLANVANQAIIQARRWADRAASLPTDRAGKLLSDVLASNDGLDFTIDFVDKVIRPEDKRVAARNLQKLSAQKIDFLPAYLSLPASAGGKLATIAPHVVVGAAFRIFRLLVGDLVLDTSPKKLGSAIKAMRKDGSRLNLNLLGEAVLGKNEASRRLNAVMDLLDHDDVDYVSIKVSAVLGVHNPWGYDVAVHEAVHGLYPLYEKALRLKKFINLDMEEYHDLHLTIDVFKNLLELPEFQRLEAGIVLQAYLPDALPAMVDLQQWAANRVSQGGAPIKVRLVKGANLPMERVDAIMHGWELATQPSKEAADANYLRMLEYALRPEHVANVKIGIAGHNMFSLGFAYALIEARGISSGYEVEMLRGMAPNQAAAVREDIGHILFYVPVVDPSEFDVAISYLVRRLEESAAPENFMSSVFEFPHSDVVFNRERDRYITALYGAFPELSQQFAQASLIASRDVPQLSYGPNRIQDRRNDDVVVQNSFTNSADSDPSLPANVEWADQIFANISTTALGQELANSAQVHTTDEVRERICQARASASYWAGLPALERAKILRNAAVILGQRRGELMTVAAAECGKVLGEGDVEVSEAIDFCNYYAQLAEELDQLAGVDVVPAQVTAAIPPWNFPIAIATGSVVAPLATGSAVVFKPAEQARRTGAYVAQALWDAGVPRDVLQLVDIDPSDLPEAGRALVTETDQTVFTGSSQTAQLFRSWQADLRLFGETSGKNAIIVTEQADIDLAAKDIVTSAFGHAGQKCSACSLVILVGTMAESKRLLTQIVDAARSLVVAYPQMPAAQMGPVIEPVCGKLEQGLTKLGHGEHWILAPRQLDDTRKLWSPGIRIGVQRGSEFHQTEYFGPVLGIMFAENLDEAIDIQNDVEYGLTGGIHTLDSDEIAHWLNRVEVGNAYINRGITGAIVRRQPFGGWKRSSVGTGSKAGGPNHLLGLVRAERNNRALMENSRDLPAVEGNDLLIRLHELQSAIEPHRHKIFRAAIQSTNEALSSFYLPAHDVSGLGVEKNILRHKPTCVDVRLEDRENWDLAIVNIVGAVSAGADVTVSVAGELPGSFAVLLYQHGVDVTVESHAAWLSRISDAPAFPSRIRYIGDAPEEVAQAVGGSIDVAIFADPITGQGRVDLRPFFLEQAIAATNHRFGDKTKILDGVL, encoded by the coding sequence ATGAAACCAGAAATCAACGGCGAGATTAGCCTTGCCAATGTTGCGAACCAAGCTATTATTCAGGCGCGCAGGTGGGCAGATCGCGCTGCTAGTTTGCCCACTGATCGTGCTGGAAAACTGTTATCTGACGTGCTGGCTTCAAATGATGGTTTAGACTTCACCATTGATTTTGTTGACAAGGTTATCCGACCTGAAGACAAACGTGTAGCAGCTAGAAATCTCCAGAAGCTTTCGGCACAAAAGATTGATTTCTTACCTGCATACTTATCGTTACCGGCAAGTGCTGGTGGTAAGCTTGCCACTATTGCTCCGCACGTCGTTGTTGGTGCTGCATTTCGTATTTTTCGTTTGCTCGTTGGTGACTTAGTTCTCGATACTAGCCCGAAAAAGCTTGGGTCGGCGATCAAGGCTATGCGAAAAGATGGCTCCCGGCTCAATCTCAATTTGCTTGGCGAAGCCGTTCTGGGGAAGAACGAAGCTAGCCGTCGGCTTAACGCGGTGATGGACTTATTGGATCACGACGACGTTGATTACGTCTCGATCAAGGTTTCGGCAGTCTTGGGCGTACACAATCCGTGGGGCTATGACGTAGCTGTGCACGAGGCGGTGCACGGGCTTTATCCGCTTTATGAAAAAGCGTTAAGGCTAAAGAAATTCATTAATTTGGATATGGAAGAGTATCACGATCTTCACTTAACGATCGATGTATTCAAAAATCTTCTTGAACTTCCAGAATTTCAGCGTCTCGAAGCAGGGATTGTGCTCCAGGCCTATTTGCCCGATGCGTTACCAGCTATGGTAGATCTCCAACAGTGGGCTGCCAACCGAGTGTCCCAGGGCGGTGCGCCAATTAAAGTACGGTTGGTTAAAGGCGCGAATCTGCCGATGGAACGAGTCGATGCGATTATGCATGGCTGGGAGCTAGCTACGCAGCCTTCTAAAGAAGCAGCTGACGCGAACTACTTGCGGATGCTCGAATATGCCTTGCGTCCCGAGCATGTGGCGAACGTAAAAATAGGAATTGCCGGGCATAATATGTTTTCTCTTGGGTTTGCCTATGCACTGATAGAAGCACGCGGGATAAGCTCCGGTTACGAAGTGGAAATGCTTCGCGGGATGGCTCCGAACCAGGCTGCCGCAGTTCGGGAGGATATCGGACATATTTTGTTCTATGTGCCGGTTGTTGACCCTTCCGAATTCGACGTCGCTATCTCCTATCTAGTGCGTCGTCTTGAAGAATCGGCTGCTCCCGAAAACTTCATGTCAAGCGTTTTTGAATTCCCGCATAGCGATGTGGTGTTTAATCGTGAACGGGATCGTTATATTACTGCACTGTATGGTGCTTTTCCAGAACTATCGCAACAATTTGCGCAGGCATCGCTGATAGCATCTCGTGATGTGCCGCAGTTGTCATATGGGCCCAACCGTATCCAAGATAGAAGGAACGACGACGTCGTCGTCCAAAACTCGTTTACAAATAGCGCAGATTCGGACCCCTCGTTACCAGCAAACGTGGAATGGGCGGATCAGATTTTCGCCAACATTTCAACAACCGCTCTGGGACAAGAACTAGCTAATTCGGCACAGGTACATACCACGGATGAGGTACGTGAACGTATTTGCCAAGCCCGAGCATCGGCATCGTACTGGGCAGGATTGCCTGCCCTTGAGCGCGCTAAAATTTTGCGCAACGCAGCAGTTATTCTCGGTCAGCGGCGTGGCGAATTGATGACGGTGGCAGCAGCCGAATGCGGCAAAGTACTGGGCGAAGGCGACGTTGAAGTATCAGAAGCAATAGACTTTTGTAACTATTATGCCCAGTTAGCCGAGGAATTGGATCAATTGGCCGGAGTAGACGTAGTACCGGCACAAGTCACGGCCGCTATTCCGCCGTGGAATTTTCCGATTGCTATCGCAACAGGCTCAGTCGTGGCTCCACTTGCAACTGGTTCCGCCGTCGTCTTTAAACCGGCAGAACAAGCCCGTCGGACCGGGGCTTATGTTGCGCAAGCATTGTGGGATGCTGGAGTGCCACGAGACGTCCTGCAACTTGTCGATATTGACCCGAGTGATTTGCCAGAAGCTGGACGTGCTTTAGTAACGGAAACTGATCAGACAGTATTCACTGGATCGTCACAAACCGCCCAGCTCTTCCGCTCCTGGCAGGCAGATCTGCGTCTATTCGGTGAAACATCAGGGAAGAACGCCATTATTGTGACTGAGCAGGCTGATATCGACTTAGCGGCTAAGGACATCGTCACGTCAGCGTTTGGCCATGCGGGACAAAAATGTTCGGCATGTTCACTTGTCATACTGGTTGGTACGATGGCCGAATCCAAACGTCTCCTGACTCAGATTGTCGATGCCGCTCGGTCATTGGTTGTGGCTTATCCGCAAATGCCAGCCGCTCAAATGGGGCCTGTTATTGAGCCAGTATGCGGGAAACTTGAGCAAGGATTGACAAAATTAGGGCATGGTGAGCACTGGATTTTGGCGCCACGCCAACTCGATGATACACGCAAATTATGGAGCCCCGGAATTAGAATCGGTGTACAACGCGGTTCAGAATTCCATCAGACCGAGTACTTCGGTCCGGTATTGGGAATTATGTTTGCCGAAAATCTTGATGAAGCGATCGATATTCAAAACGATGTGGAATATGGGCTAACCGGCGGAATCCACACCCTAGACAGTGACGAGATTGCACACTGGTTAAACCGTGTTGAAGTCGGTAACGCTTACATTAATCGGGGAATTACTGGCGCAATTGTTCGTCGGCAACCGTTCGGGGGTTGGAAACGATCCTCAGTTGGTACTGGATCAAAAGCTGGCGGACCTAATCATCTACTCGGTTTAGTTCGAGCAGAACGAAATAATCGAGCTTTGATGGAAAATAGTCGCGATCTTCCGGCAGTAGAAGGTAACGATCTGTTGATCCGTCTTCACGAGTTACAATCTGCTATCGAACCGCATCGGCATAAGATCTTCCGTGCGGCGATTCAGAGTACGAACGAGGCGTTATCATCTTTCTACTTGCCTGCTCACGATGTTTCTGGGCTGGGCGTGGAAAAGAACATTCTGCGGCATAAGCCTACGTGTGTAGACGTGCGCCTTGAGGATCGAGAGAACTGGGATCTGGCGATCGTAAATATCGTTGGGGCAGTAAGTGCTGGGGCAGACGTGACTGTGTCTGTTGCCGGAGAGCTTCCTGGCTCTTTTGCAGTACTCCTATATCAGCATGGTGTTGACGTTACTGTAGAATCCCATGCCGCTTGGCTTTCCCGAATTTCGGACGCACCTGCTTTCCCGTCTCGCATCCGTTATATCGGTGACGCACCCGAAGAGGTCGCTCAAGCTGTTGGCGGCTCAATTGATGTCGCTATTTTTGCCGACCCGATAACAGGGCAGGGCCGTGTTGATCTGCGTCCGTTCTTCTTAGAACAAGCTATCGCAGCAACTAACCATAGATTCGGCGACAAAACGAAGATCCTTGACGGTGTCTTGTAA